One window from the genome of Scatophagus argus isolate fScaArg1 chromosome 13, fScaArg1.pri, whole genome shotgun sequence encodes:
- the adcyap1b gene encoding adenylate cyclase activating polypeptide 1b isoform X1: protein MASSSKATLILLIYGILMHYSVFCTPIGLSYPKIRLENDAFDEDGNSLSDMGFDSDQIAIRSPPSLNDDAFTLYYPPEKRAERHAEEELDRALREILGQLTARHYLHSLMTIRAGEDNSMEDESEPLSKRHSDGIFTDSYSRYRKQMAVQKYLAAVLGRRYRQRVRNKGRRLAYL, encoded by the exons ATGGCCAGTTCGAGTAAAGCGACTTTAATCTTGCTCATCTACGGAATCTTAATGCACTACAGCGTCTTCTGCACACCTATCGGACTAAGTTACCCTAAGATTAG aCTTGAAAACGACGCCTTCGATGAGGATGGGAACTCGTTATCCGACATGGGTTTTGATAGCGATCAGATTGCTATACGAAGCCCGCCATCCTTAAACGACGACGCGTTCACTCTCTACTACCCGCCAGAGAAGAG AGCAGAAAGGCATGCTGAGGAAGAATTAGATAGAGCCTTGAGGGAGATCCTGGGTCAGTTAACAGCGAGACATTATCTGCATTCTCTGATGACAATTCGTGCAGG CGAGGACAACAGCATGGAGGACGAGTCAGAGCCCTTATCCAAAAGACACTCAGATGGGATCTTCACCGACAGCTACAGTCGCTATAGAAAGCAGATGGCCGTGCAGAAATACCTGGCAGCGGTTCTGGGAAGAAGGTACAGACAGAGAGTTAGGAACAAAGGACGCCGACTTGCCTATTTGTAG
- the adcyap1b gene encoding adenylate cyclase activating polypeptide 1b isoform X2, which translates to MASSSKATLILLIYGILMHYSVFCTPIGLSYPKIRLENDAFDEDGNSLSDMGFDSDQIAIRSPPSLNDDAFTLYYPPEKSEDNSMEDESEPLSKRHSDGIFTDSYSRYRKQMAVQKYLAAVLGRRYRQRVRNKGRRLAYL; encoded by the exons ATGGCCAGTTCGAGTAAAGCGACTTTAATCTTGCTCATCTACGGAATCTTAATGCACTACAGCGTCTTCTGCACACCTATCGGACTAAGTTACCCTAAGATTAG aCTTGAAAACGACGCCTTCGATGAGGATGGGAACTCGTTATCCGACATGGGTTTTGATAGCGATCAGATTGCTATACGAAGCCCGCCATCCTTAAACGACGACGCGTTCACTCTCTACTACCCGCCAGAGAAGAG CGAGGACAACAGCATGGAGGACGAGTCAGAGCCCTTATCCAAAAGACACTCAGATGGGATCTTCACCGACAGCTACAGTCGCTATAGAAAGCAGATGGCCGTGCAGAAATACCTGGCAGCGGTTCTGGGAAGAAGGTACAGACAGAGAGTTAGGAACAAAGGACGCCGACTTGCCTATTTGTAG